Proteins found in one Acidobacteriota bacterium genomic segment:
- a CDS encoding outer membrane lipoprotein-sorting protein — protein MPLKAMRSLGAALVVCFLPGGGADTDPLHAQGKVTGEWVARQIQDRDTGRDSRGTLHLTLYDRHGRARERTLTLLSKRGAGREGDKVLTRFTRPEDIRGTSFLVWEHPAAEDERFLYLPSLGRVRRIAGSEAQESFVGTDFSYEDIGGREFDDYTYALLGSPADNATWRAPDGTTQPAYRLESKRKDASAKYPRVVSVVTTDFVVVGAEVFNRRDEGEKVYAVTRLDKIQGIWTVLEAGMSNLLDRTRTRLRVERIEYNAGLSDAQFSRRELERGAGR, from the coding sequence GTGCCCCTCAAGGCGATGCGATCGCTCGGAGCGGCTCTGGTTGTCTGCTTCCTGCCTGGAGGTGGGGCCGACACGGATCCCCTGCACGCGCAGGGCAAGGTGACCGGCGAGTGGGTGGCGCGCCAGATCCAGGATCGCGATACCGGACGCGATTCCCGCGGCACGCTCCACCTGACGCTCTACGATCGCCACGGCCGCGCGCGCGAGCGCACGCTCACCCTGCTGTCCAAGCGAGGCGCCGGACGGGAAGGGGACAAGGTCCTGACGCGCTTCACGCGCCCGGAGGACATCAGGGGCACCAGCTTCCTCGTCTGGGAGCATCCGGCGGCGGAAGACGAACGGTTTCTGTACCTGCCCTCGCTCGGCCGGGTGCGACGGATCGCCGGATCGGAAGCGCAGGAGAGCTTCGTCGGCACCGACTTCAGCTACGAGGACATCGGCGGGCGCGAATTCGACGACTATACCTACGCCTTGCTCGGCAGCCCGGCGGACAACGCGACGTGGCGCGCCCCCGACGGTACCACGCAGCCCGCCTATCGCCTTGAGTCGAAGCGCAAGGACGCGAGCGCGAAGTATCCGCGAGTGGTATCGGTTGTCACAACAGATTTCGTGGTCGTAGGCGCCGAAGTGTTCAATCGCCGCGACGAGGGCGAAAAGGTGTACGCGGTCACACGGCTCGACAAGATCCAGGGCATCTGGACCGTCCTCGAGGCCGGGATGTCCAACCTGCTCGATCGGACGCGGACGCGCCTGCGGGTCGAGCGCATCGAGTACAACGCCGGGCTCTCCGACGCGCAGTTCTCGCGCCGCGAGTTGGAGCGCGGCGCAGGCCGATGA
- a CDS encoding transcriptional regulator, translating into MTKKRSDHEPGRFAYDGIDRVMHERARLSIMTSLVTRTEGLLFGELKHLCGLTDGNLSRHLDVLRDAGLVEIWKGFEGRRPQTLCRLTPEGRRRFVEYLEELEKVVKDALPRATRRPERLPSLPPGWMPAES; encoded by the coding sequence AGAAGCGAAGCGACCACGAGCCTGGCAGGTTTGCCTACGACGGCATCGATCGAGTGATGCACGAGCGGGCGCGGCTCAGCATCATGACCTCGCTGGTTACGCGCACCGAGGGGCTCCTGTTCGGCGAGTTGAAACACCTGTGCGGCCTGACCGACGGCAATCTGAGCCGTCATCTCGACGTGCTTCGCGACGCCGGCCTGGTCGAGATCTGGAAAGGGTTCGAGGGACGGCGCCCCCAGACGCTCTGCCGGCTCACGCCCGAAGGGCGCCGGCGATTCGTCGAGTACCTGGAAGAGCTGGAGAAGGTGGTCAAGGACGCGTTGCCGCGAGCGACCAGGCGACCCGAACGGCTCCCATCGCTCCCGCCGGGCTGGATGCCGGCTGAGTCGTAA
- a CDS encoding glutaredoxin family protein produces MVLIFGKDGCPYTEAARQDHERRKVPFEYLNVKKDKAALTRMLEFSHGERRVPVIVEGTSVTIGFDGGT; encoded by the coding sequence ATGGTGTTGATCTTCGGCAAGGACGGCTGCCCGTACACCGAGGCCGCGCGGCAGGACCACGAGCGGCGCAAGGTCCCGTTCGAGTACTTGAACGTCAAGAAGGACAAGGCCGCGCTCACGCGCATGCTCGAGTTCTCGCACGGCGAGCGCCGCGTGCCCGTCATCGTCGAGGGCACGAGCGTCACGATCGGTTTCGACGGCGGAACTTGA
- a CDS encoding MBL fold metallo-hydrolase — protein sequence MHFTPLPANNPSIYTGRTGNNTYLLPGAEPALIDAGVGNAAHVAAIEEQLAGAALARVIVTHAHSDHASGAQALAARWPSAEFLKVPWPDRDVKYPVPWTPLRDGDQLRAGGAVLTVVHTPGHAPDHVCLWHEGTRSLFSGDLAVRGMSVVIPGGRGGSVAEYLRSLERVMAMKPSVLLPSHGPVIRDVEGLLRQYIAHRIEREQQIVEALAARARSVDDLVAHLYPTLHPKLNDAARGSVVAHLEKLQSEERARESSGVWIAISPGSIC from the coding sequence GTGCACTTCACTCCTCTCCCAGCCAACAACCCCAGCATCTATACCGGCCGCACCGGGAACAACACGTATCTGCTGCCCGGCGCAGAACCGGCGCTCATCGACGCTGGTGTGGGCAACGCGGCGCACGTCGCTGCCATCGAGGAGCAGCTTGCCGGCGCGGCGCTCGCCCGCGTGATTGTCACGCACGCGCATTCCGATCACGCTTCCGGCGCGCAGGCGCTCGCGGCCCGGTGGCCGTCGGCGGAATTCCTGAAGGTGCCATGGCCGGACCGCGACGTGAAGTATCCCGTGCCGTGGACGCCGCTCCGCGATGGAGATCAATTGCGCGCGGGGGGTGCCGTGTTGACCGTGGTGCACACGCCCGGCCACGCGCCGGACCATGTCTGCCTGTGGCACGAGGGCACGCGCTCGCTGTTTTCCGGCGACCTCGCCGTGCGCGGGATGAGCGTGGTGATTCCGGGGGGACGAGGCGGCAGCGTCGCCGAGTACCTTCGGTCGCTCGAGCGCGTCATGGCCATGAAGCCGTCCGTGCTGCTTCCGTCGCACGGGCCGGTAATCCGCGACGTCGAGGGGCTGCTGCGGCAGTACATCGCGCACCGGATTGAGCGGGAGCAGCAGATTGTCGAGGCGCTGGCCGCGCGGGCGCGCAGCGTTGACGACCTCGTGGCGCACCTCTATCCCACGCTCCACCCCAAGCTGAACGATGCGGCCCGCGGCAGCGTCGTCGCGCACCTGGAGAAGCTTCAGTCGGAGGAACGCGCCCGCGAAAGCTCCGGGGTGTGGATTGCCATCTCGCCCGGCTCGATTTGTTGA
- a CDS encoding MMPL family transporter has protein sequence MSDRLAVFLYRWRKPLSALIVLGAVLSLPSLGVITRIDNDITAWFSRDDPVFQQYERFRKEFGGTRTLIVALKAEEGTVFTAERFQFLERATADIQRIRLVQRADSLATTNIVSGASQVGGTGVFAGGRDRTPSVSAAGENARPSDRSSDDDATLLVRPLSDVFREQGIAAVRRLAMRDDFIRGDLVSDDERVVAIVVGFDEDRVDEVRAQVVDAVHRAVTSRLPAGLTAHFNGSLEISETYNRITLDNTAKFTPPILLLTLAAIYLMFRSWRRTALAMFAVLVSVFWTLGLYTVIGFTYNVLTSMLVPLIIVLAIADDVHIMQHFEHERRHRDAEAAFKATVSHLFAPLLGASVTTALGMLSLATSDVVAVRQFGIGSAAGIMIDFVISLVLVPSLLAWVRRDTASAAPHETYLVEPLRRVARLSAGRPRLVLSIAAAIGAVTIAGTSRLYVDTNHINFFSKRHPLSTSAAVIDEELSGIYSFNILLEGPPDSLKSPDAMRRMERVSAELLRLPYVKKATSVADYVKRINRELHDGRPESAVLPADAPAIAQELFVFGLSDRGRGELERIVASDYSRAQMSVKLASMSSDLVFAQIEKAEQIAADAFAGTTITPTVTGSGRLFSTLDHYLVTSQLSSFATAFVTVFGVIFLVFRSARFGVLAIFPNLFPVLAVLGMMGWLDISMNVATIMVSSVALGVVDDDTIHFINRFRRDRAHGATVDRAIEAATVFEGRAALTTAIINSAGFGVLLASEYRPTAWFGGLLGLTMATAFLAEVFVLPAIIKLVPWFQGERALTAERAEAAGA, from the coding sequence ATGAGCGATCGTCTCGCCGTCTTCCTCTATCGCTGGCGGAAACCGCTGTCGGCGCTGATCGTGCTGGGCGCCGTCCTGTCTCTGCCGTCGCTCGGCGTCATCACCAGGATCGACAACGACATCACCGCGTGGTTCTCCCGCGACGATCCGGTCTTTCAGCAGTACGAACGCTTCAGGAAGGAATTCGGCGGCACGCGCACCCTGATCGTCGCGCTGAAGGCGGAAGAAGGGACCGTATTCACCGCCGAGCGCTTCCAGTTCCTGGAACGCGCCACGGCGGACATCCAGCGCATCCGGCTCGTGCAGCGCGCCGACAGCCTCGCCACGACGAACATCGTCTCGGGTGCCAGCCAGGTCGGAGGGACGGGCGTTTTCGCAGGCGGCCGTGATCGTACACCGTCAGTTTCGGCCGCCGGCGAAAATGCTCGCCCCTCCGACCGAAGTTCCGACGACGACGCCACGCTGCTCGTGCGGCCGCTGTCCGACGTCTTCCGCGAGCAGGGCATCGCTGCCGTCCGGCGGCTCGCGATGCGGGACGACTTCATTCGCGGCGACCTCGTATCGGACGACGAGCGGGTCGTCGCGATCGTCGTGGGCTTCGACGAGGACCGGGTGGACGAGGTGCGGGCGCAGGTGGTCGACGCGGTGCACCGCGCGGTGACCTCGCGGCTGCCGGCCGGCCTGACCGCGCACTTCAACGGCAGCCTGGAGATCAGCGAAACCTATAACCGGATCACCCTCGACAACACGGCGAAGTTCACCCCCCCGATCCTTCTCCTCACGCTGGCCGCCATCTACCTGATGTTCCGGTCGTGGCGGCGCACCGCGCTGGCGATGTTCGCGGTGCTCGTCAGCGTGTTCTGGACCCTCGGCCTCTACACGGTGATCGGCTTCACCTACAACGTGCTCACGAGCATGCTCGTGCCGCTCATCATCGTCCTCGCGATCGCCGACGACGTGCACATCATGCAGCACTTTGAGCACGAGCGGCGCCACCGGGACGCGGAAGCCGCGTTCAAGGCCACGGTCAGCCACTTGTTCGCGCCGCTGCTCGGCGCGAGCGTCACCACGGCGCTCGGCATGCTCTCGCTCGCCACGAGCGACGTTGTCGCGGTCCGGCAGTTCGGGATCGGGTCGGCCGCCGGCATCATGATCGACTTCGTCATCTCCCTCGTGCTCGTGCCCTCGCTGCTCGCGTGGGTCCGCCGCGACACTGCATCGGCGGCGCCTCACGAGACGTATCTGGTCGAGCCGCTTCGGCGCGTCGCGAGGCTCTCCGCCGGCCGACCGAGGCTCGTGCTGTCGATCGCCGCCGCGATCGGCGCCGTCACGATTGCCGGCACGAGCCGGCTGTACGTGGACACCAATCACATCAATTTCTTCAGCAAGCGTCACCCGCTGAGCACGTCGGCGGCCGTCATCGACGAGGAGCTGTCCGGCATCTACAGCTTCAACATCCTGCTGGAAGGTCCGCCGGATTCCCTGAAGTCGCCGGACGCGATGCGCCGGATGGAGCGCGTGTCGGCGGAGCTGCTGCGGCTGCCGTACGTGAAGAAGGCGACGTCGGTCGCCGACTACGTGAAACGCATCAACCGCGAGCTGCACGATGGCCGGCCGGAATCCGCGGTCCTGCCGGCCGACGCGCCGGCCATTGCCCAGGAGCTGTTTGTCTTCGGCCTGTCGGACCGCGGTCGCGGCGAGCTGGAACGGATCGTGGCGAGCGATTACTCGCGCGCGCAGATGTCCGTGAAGCTCGCGTCGATGAGTTCGGACCTCGTCTTCGCGCAGATTGAAAAGGCGGAGCAGATCGCGGCCGACGCGTTTGCCGGCACGACCATCACGCCGACCGTCACGGGGTCCGGCCGGCTCTTTTCCACGCTCGACCATTACCTGGTGACCTCGCAGCTGAGCAGCTTCGCGACGGCCTTCGTCACCGTGTTCGGCGTGATCTTCCTGGTCTTCCGGTCGGCGCGTTTCGGCGTGCTCGCGATCTTCCCGAACCTCTTTCCGGTGCTGGCCGTGCTGGGCATGATGGGATGGCTCGACATCTCGATGAACGTGGCGACCATCATGGTCTCGAGCGTTGCGCTGGGCGTCGTGGACGACGACACGATCCATTTCATCAACCGGTTCCGCAGGGACCGCGCGCACGGCGCGACGGTAGACCGCGCGATCGAGGCGGCGACAGTTTTCGAAGGCCGCGCGGCGCTCACCACGGCGATCATCAACAGCGCGGGATTCGGCGTGCTGCTGGCGTCTGAATACCGTCCTACCGCGTGGTTCGGCGGCCTGCTCGGTCTGACGATGGCCACCGCGTTCCTGGCGGAGGTGTTCGTGCTGCCGGCGATTATCAAACTTGTGCCGTGGTTCCAGGGGGAGCGGGCACTCACCGCGGAACGCGCGGAAGCCGCGGGAGCATGA